From Paracoccus suum, the proteins below share one genomic window:
- a CDS encoding DUF2163 domain-containing protein, whose translation MKTLDPSLQAHLDDGTTTLAWCWRISRADAVTFGFTDHDRTLAFDGTGFEPESGLTASEVRSGSDLSVDAQDAEGVLTSDRITETDILDGRWDNAEVEVWRANWADTSQRVLMRRGAIGQIRRGRLAFVAEVRSLAHVLGQTVGRTFQASCDAALGDARCEVDLEDPAFKGTGSVIDLLRDRAFTASGLGGFASGWFTFGTLDWTNGANAGRRTEVLGHEVTDGVAILTLLEAPVRSIAEDDGFTIRAGCDKRMETCGAKFANTPNFRGFPHIPGQDAVLRYATKDGGHEGGVL comes from the coding sequence ATGAAGACCCTCGACCCCTCACTGCAGGCCCATCTCGACGACGGCACGACGACGCTCGCCTGGTGCTGGCGCATCAGCCGCGCCGACGCCGTCACCTTCGGCTTCACCGACCACGACCGGACGCTCGCCTTCGATGGGACCGGTTTCGAGCCCGAGAGCGGATTGACGGCCTCCGAGGTCCGCTCGGGCTCGGACCTGTCGGTCGATGCGCAGGACGCCGAGGGCGTGCTGACCTCCGACCGGATCACCGAGACCGACATCCTCGACGGCCGCTGGGACAACGCCGAGGTCGAGGTCTGGCGGGCGAACTGGGCCGACACCAGCCAGCGCGTGCTGATGCGCCGCGGGGCCATCGGCCAGATCCGGCGCGGCCGGCTGGCCTTCGTCGCGGAGGTCCGATCGCTCGCCCATGTGCTGGGCCAGACGGTCGGGCGGACCTTCCAGGCGAGCTGCGACGCCGCGCTCGGAGATGCGCGCTGCGAGGTCGATCTGGAGGATCCCGCCTTCAAGGGCACTGGTAGCGTCATCGATCTGCTGCGCGACCGGGCCTTCACCGCCTCGGGGCTCGGCGGGTTCGCCTCCGGCTGGTTCACCTTCGGCACGCTGGACTGGACGAACGGTGCGAACGCGGGGCGGCGCACCGAGGTGCTGGGCCATGAGGTGACCGACGGCGTGGCGATCCTGACCCTGCTGGAGGCGCCGGTGCGGTCCATCGCCGAGGACGACGGCTTCACCATCCGTGCGGGCTGCGACAAGCGCATGGAGACCTGCGGCGCCAAGTTCGCGAACACCCCCAACTTCCGCGGCTTCCCGCACATCCCCGGCCAGGACGCCGTGCTGCGCTATGCCACCAAGGATGGCGGACACGAGGGAGGCGTGCTGTGA
- a CDS encoding tape measure protein: MAQKKVSVRLVAEGGRQVKAEFQGVGDAGEASFRRIERQADVTGAVLRRLAGIVAGALSVRQIVAYADSWTDLRSRVDLATGSQERGAAVMERLAAMARRTYSGIEQTTESWLANATALRELGLSTRESLDFTEALNNAMVVSGAKGERAVSVQTALARAMALGQLSGDNLNTVIAQGGRVAQLLAADLGTTVTGLRQAGAEGRITGAVIQTALIGNLERLREEADGMPATIGDAFTLIGNAAMLLVGTWDQVFGASSLVATALIAVADNMERLAAIGIAFAGFMAGRWVAAFLAARVATLTLSGALTVLRGAIVRTGIGALIVLAGELIYQLMTVVQKVGGLGEAFRLVADLAAEAWNRMGLRLDAVMASISAAWEGLKATIFTLLDDTLTGVVSFGDRTIAVFQGAYDGAVAIWGSLPGAIGDFAFQAANGLISGVEAMLNGVVTRINSFIGGLNAALELLPDWAVGDGGVRIGTLDPVALGRVANPFEGAATAAGTAAADAFNAAMGKTYVTAPDTGLGAMAEAARGRAEGYREAAGMLADAASRPMASWQALKDAVTGVDDDAGGALDDAAGGALELGHALDGATGAAGRAGAAGRQAGAEAAAGAETAVTGWAAVSATLADYAAKARDIGGDIGTALVGAFQGAENAIGEFVKTGKLSFRDLVTSLIADLAKLAARRFILGPIANALSGALGGAEGIFADVLHAGGVVGAPGPGRMVPTLAFAGAPRMHNGGWAGLRPDEVPAILQRGERVLSRREAAGYGGASAPTVNVTINARDAESFRQSRTQIAADIARAVSLGRRGM, translated from the coding sequence ATGGCTCAGAAGAAGGTCTCCGTCCGCCTCGTCGCCGAGGGCGGAAGGCAGGTGAAGGCCGAGTTCCAGGGCGTGGGCGATGCCGGCGAGGCGAGCTTCAGGCGCATCGAGCGGCAGGCCGACGTCACCGGCGCGGTGCTGCGCCGCCTGGCAGGGATCGTCGCCGGGGCACTGTCGGTTCGGCAGATCGTGGCCTATGCCGACAGCTGGACCGATCTGCGCTCGCGTGTCGATCTCGCCACCGGCTCGCAGGAGCGCGGGGCGGCGGTGATGGAGCGCCTCGCCGCCATGGCGCGGCGGACCTATTCCGGGATCGAGCAGACGACCGAGTCCTGGCTGGCCAACGCCACCGCACTGCGCGAACTCGGCCTTTCCACCCGCGAGAGCCTCGATTTCACCGAGGCGCTGAACAACGCCATGGTGGTCTCGGGCGCCAAGGGCGAGCGTGCCGTCTCGGTGCAGACCGCGCTGGCCCGCGCCATGGCTTTGGGGCAGCTTTCGGGCGACAACCTCAACACCGTGATCGCGCAGGGTGGCCGCGTCGCGCAGCTGCTCGCGGCGGACCTCGGCACCACCGTCACCGGGTTGCGCCAGGCGGGCGCCGAGGGCCGCATCACCGGCGCGGTGATCCAGACCGCCCTGATCGGCAATCTCGAGCGGCTGCGCGAGGAAGCCGATGGTATGCCCGCCACCATCGGCGACGCCTTCACCCTGATCGGCAACGCCGCGATGCTGCTGGTCGGGACGTGGGATCAGGTGTTCGGGGCCTCGTCGCTGGTCGCCACGGCGCTGATCGCGGTCGCCGACAACATGGAACGCCTCGCCGCCATCGGCATCGCCTTCGCCGGCTTCATGGCCGGGCGCTGGGTCGCGGCTTTCCTCGCTGCCCGTGTAGCCACGCTGACGCTTTCCGGCGCATTGACCGTGCTGCGCGGCGCCATCGTGCGCACCGGCATCGGCGCCCTGATCGTGCTCGCGGGCGAACTGATCTACCAGCTGATGACTGTCGTGCAGAAGGTCGGCGGGCTGGGCGAGGCCTTCCGCCTCGTCGCCGATCTGGCGGCGGAGGCATGGAACCGCATGGGGCTGCGACTCGACGCGGTGATGGCTAGCATCAGCGCCGCCTGGGAGGGGCTGAAGGCGACGATCTTCACCCTGCTCGACGACACCTTGACCGGGGTGGTCAGTTTCGGTGACCGCACCATCGCGGTGTTTCAGGGCGCCTATGACGGCGCGGTGGCGATCTGGGGGAGCCTGCCCGGCGCCATCGGCGACTTCGCCTTCCAGGCCGCGAACGGGTTGATCTCCGGGGTCGAGGCGATGCTGAACGGCGTCGTCACCCGGATCAACAGTTTCATCGGCGGGCTCAATGCCGCGTTGGAGCTGCTGCCCGACTGGGCGGTCGGCGACGGCGGGGTGCGGATCGGCACGCTCGACCCGGTGGCGCTGGGGCGGGTCGCGAATCCCTTCGAGGGGGCTGCGACGGCGGCCGGCACCGCTGCGGCCGATGCCTTCAACGCCGCCATGGGCAAGACCTATGTCACCGCTCCCGACACCGGCCTGGGGGCCATGGCCGAGGCCGCGCGCGGACGTGCCGAGGGCTACCGCGAAGCGGCCGGCATGCTGGCCGATGCCGCGTCGCGGCCGATGGCCAGCTGGCAGGCGCTGAAGGATGCGGTGACCGGCGTTGACGATGATGCCGGGGGTGCGCTCGATGATGCGGCGGGCGGCGCCCTCGAGTTGGGCCATGCGTTGGACGGCGCCACCGGTGCCGCGGGTCGCGCCGGCGCCGCCGGGCGCCAGGCCGGGGCGGAAGCGGCTGCGGGGGCGGAAACGGCCGTCACCGGCTGGGCCGCCGTCAGCGCCACGCTTGCCGATTACGCCGCCAAGGCGCGCGACATCGGCGGCGATATCGGCACTGCGCTGGTCGGAGCATTTCAGGGCGCCGAGAACGCCATCGGCGAGTTCGTGAAGACCGGCAAGCTGAGCTTCCGCGACCTTGTCACCTCGCTGATCGCCGATCTGGCGAAGCTCGCGGCGCGGCGCTTCATCCTCGGACCGATCGCCAATGCGCTCTCCGGCGCGCTCGGCGGCGCTGAGGGCATTTTTGCCGACGTCCTGCATGCCGGCGGGGTGGTCGGCGCACCGGGCCCCGGCCGCATGGTCCCGACGCTGGCCTTCGCCGGGGCGCCGCGCATGCACAATGGCGGTTGGGCAGGCCTCAGGCCCGACGAGGTTCCGGCAATCCTGCAGCGCGGCGAGCGCGTGCTCTCCCGTCGTGAGGCCGCCGGTTACGGCGGCGCAAGCGCGCCTACGGTCAATGTCACGATCAACGCGCGGGATGCCGAGAGCTTCCGCCAATCCCGCACACAGATCGCGGCCGATATCGCCCGCGCAGTTTCGCTCGGGCGAAGGGGCATGTGA
- a CDS encoding baseplate multidomain protein megatron: MATLVLGAAGAAIGGSIGGAILGVSAATIGGFIGSSIGSVVDSWIISSLAPTQRIEGARLDTLRITSATEGAVIPRLYGRMRMGGNIIWATDFREETKTTTQGGGKGGGGGKVKTTEYLYYASFAVALCEGPITGIGRIWADGKPMDLSGVTWRWYPGDETQTADPFIAAKMGAASTPAYRGTAYVVFEELALSTYGNRLPQLSFEVFRPLADPDTAEGLTRAVTLIPASGEFTYATDAIRKGSGGATVPENLNALADSTDMVEALDRLQAMAPAVESVSLVVAWFGDDLRAGSCKVRPGVEVSAKSTTPATWSVNGVSRADAFLVSRDDQDRPVYGGTPSDFAVVQAIQEMKARGLRVTFYPFILMDVPPGNTLPNPYSDNAAETGQPAFPWRGRITCSPAAGYAGTVDKTATAASQVAALFGAATPASFSVSGQSVSWTGPSGDWGLRRMVLHYAHLCAAAGGVDAFLIGTEMPGLTTIRSGASTYPAVQAYRDLLADVRSILGSGTKIGYAADWSEYFGHQPGDGSGDVFFHLDPLWADPEIDFVGIDNYMPLSDWRDGFEHADAAEGWPAIYDRAYLQGNIAGGEGFDWFYASAVDRSAQVRTPIADGAASKPWVFRYKDLRAWWSNAHYNRPGGVESGTATAWAPQSKPIWFTELGCPAIDRGTNQPNVFFDPKSSESFTPHFSRGWRDDAIQRAYLEATCLWWGDAANNPLSSVYGGRMVHVPECAAWTWDARPYPFFPALTDVWTDGANWRLGHWLTRRLGAVSLAALVRHLCLRAGLPEARVDVTGLWGAVEGYAITALESPRASITTLSRHFGFDAVETEGVIRFVMRGRASVATLAPDELVAAREGDVLELTRGQETELPQALKWQVARADEDYDAALVEARRITVDTTRIASESFPMAVPPEEAERRCRRALMEAWVGRETAAFRLPPSRLALDPADAIRLAHDGRLVDLRLVSIADAEARGIEAVRQDRATYDLPPGDPRAASLTRAVVFGAPDAVLMDLPQLTEDQPAHRPFAAAHAVPWPGEMAVFRSPSTDGFELLTTFGTRARLGTLVSDFFAGPTSRFDLGNALVVDLLTGTLESVTDLTLFGGANALAIESAPGVWEIVQASAAELLAPGRYRLTRLLRGQRGTEGAMGNPAPAGVRVVVLDTALASLPIAEADLGIPWNWRIGPASRPISDETYVGQTFTPEGVGLRPFSVAHVEQPWRRPRAPGDLTIRWTRRSRALAADSWGGLEVPLAEELEAYEIEILDGFAVKRVLSATTTSAVYTAAQQTADWGGPLDPGDTLDIRIYQLSALVGRGAPKTATLLF; the protein is encoded by the coding sequence ATGGCCACGCTTGTCCTCGGCGCAGCCGGCGCCGCCATTGGCGGCAGCATCGGCGGCGCGATCCTCGGCGTCAGCGCCGCCACCATCGGCGGCTTCATCGGCTCGAGCATCGGCTCGGTCGTCGACAGCTGGATCATCTCGTCGCTGGCGCCGACGCAACGCATCGAGGGTGCGCGGCTCGACACGCTGCGCATCACCTCGGCCACCGAGGGCGCGGTGATTCCGCGGCTCTATGGCCGGATGCGCATGGGCGGCAACATCATCTGGGCGACCGATTTCCGCGAGGAGACGAAGACCACAACGCAGGGCGGCGGCAAGGGTGGCGGGGGCGGCAAGGTCAAGACGACCGAGTATCTGTACTACGCCAGCTTCGCCGTGGCGCTCTGCGAGGGCCCGATCACCGGCATCGGCCGCATCTGGGCCGACGGCAAGCCGATGGACCTCTCCGGCGTCACCTGGCGCTGGTATCCCGGCGACGAGACGCAGACTGCGGACCCGTTCATCGCGGCGAAGATGGGCGCGGCCAGCACGCCGGCCTATCGCGGCACGGCCTATGTGGTCTTCGAGGAACTAGCGCTCTCGACCTATGGCAACCGGCTGCCGCAGCTGTCCTTCGAGGTCTTCCGCCCGCTCGCCGATCCCGACACCGCCGAGGGGCTGACCCGCGCCGTCACCCTGATCCCGGCCTCGGGCGAGTTCACCTATGCCACCGACGCCATTCGCAAGGGTAGCGGCGGCGCGACGGTGCCCGAGAACCTGAACGCGCTGGCCGACTCCACGGACATGGTGGAGGCGCTCGACCGGCTGCAGGCGATGGCGCCTGCGGTCGAGAGCGTCAGCCTCGTGGTGGCGTGGTTCGGCGATGATCTGCGCGCGGGATCCTGCAAGGTGCGGCCGGGCGTCGAGGTGTCGGCCAAGTCGACCACGCCTGCCACTTGGTCGGTGAACGGCGTCAGCCGCGCCGATGCTTTCCTCGTCAGCCGCGACGACCAGGACCGTCCCGTCTATGGCGGCACGCCGTCCGACTTCGCCGTCGTACAGGCGATCCAGGAGATGAAGGCGCGCGGGCTTCGGGTCACCTTCTATCCCTTCATCCTGATGGACGTGCCGCCCGGCAATACGCTGCCGAACCCGTATTCCGACAACGCCGCGGAGACGGGCCAGCCTGCCTTCCCCTGGCGCGGCCGGATCACCTGTTCGCCCGCGGCGGGCTACGCCGGGACCGTGGACAAGACCGCCACGGCGGCAAGCCAGGTCGCGGCGCTGTTCGGCGCGGCCACCCCCGCCAGCTTCAGCGTCTCGGGTCAGTCGGTATCGTGGACCGGACCATCCGGCGACTGGGGTCTGCGCCGGATGGTGCTGCACTACGCCCATCTCTGTGCCGCGGCGGGCGGGGTCGATGCCTTCCTGATCGGCACCGAGATGCCGGGGCTGACGACAATCCGCTCGGGCGCCAGCACTTATCCCGCCGTGCAGGCCTATCGGGATCTGCTCGCGGATGTTCGCTCGATCCTCGGGTCGGGGACGAAGATCGGCTATGCCGCCGACTGGTCGGAATACTTCGGGCACCAGCCGGGCGACGGCAGCGGCGACGTGTTCTTCCACCTCGATCCGCTGTGGGCCGATCCGGAGATCGATTTCGTCGGGATCGACAACTACATGCCGCTCTCGGACTGGCGCGACGGGTTCGAGCATGCGGACGCGGCAGAAGGCTGGCCCGCAATCTACGACCGCGCCTACCTGCAGGGGAACATCGCGGGCGGAGAAGGCTTCGACTGGTTCTATGCCAGCGCGGTCGACAGATCCGCGCAGGTGCGCACTCCGATCGCCGACGGCGCGGCCAGCAAGCCGTGGGTCTTCCGCTACAAGGATCTGCGCGCCTGGTGGTCGAACGCGCACTACAACCGCCCCGGTGGCGTAGAGAGCGGGACGGCGACGGCGTGGGCGCCGCAGTCCAAGCCCATCTGGTTCACCGAGCTCGGCTGTCCCGCCATCGACCGGGGCACCAACCAGCCGAACGTCTTCTTCGACCCGAAGTCGTCCGAGAGCTTCACGCCGCATTTCTCGCGGGGCTGGCGCGACGACGCGATCCAGCGCGCCTATCTCGAGGCGACGTGTCTCTGGTGGGGCGATGCCGCGAACAACCCGCTGTCCTCGGTCTACGGCGGCCGAATGGTACACGTCCCCGAATGCGCCGCCTGGACCTGGGACGCGCGGCCGTACCCGTTCTTTCCGGCGCTGACCGACGTCTGGACGGACGGCGCGAACTGGCGGCTGGGCCACTGGCTGACCCGGCGGCTTGGTGCGGTGTCGCTCGCGGCCCTCGTCCGCCACCTCTGCCTGCGCGCCGGGCTGCCCGAGGCGAGGGTCGACGTCACCGGGCTCTGGGGCGCGGTCGAAGGCTACGCCATCACCGCCCTGGAAAGCCCGCGCGCCTCGATCACCACGCTGTCGCGGCATTTCGGCTTCGACGCTGTCGAGACCGAGGGCGTGATCCGCTTCGTCATGCGCGGCCGGGCCTCCGTCGCCACCCTCGCGCCCGACGAGCTGGTGGCGGCCCGCGAGGGCGACGTGCTGGAACTGACGCGCGGCCAGGAGACCGAACTGCCGCAGGCGCTGAAGTGGCAGGTCGCGCGCGCCGACGAGGATTACGACGCGGCCCTCGTCGAGGCGCGGCGCATCACCGTGGACACGACCCGGATCGCCTCCGAGTCCTTCCCCATGGCGGTGCCACCCGAGGAGGCCGAGCGGCGCTGCCGCCGCGCGCTGATGGAGGCGTGGGTGGGGCGCGAGACGGCGGCGTTCCGTCTGCCGCCCTCGCGCCTCGCGCTCGATCCGGCCGACGCGATCCGGCTCGCCCATGACGGGCGGCTGGTCGATCTGCGGCTCGTCTCCATCGCTGACGCCGAGGCGCGCGGGATCGAGGCGGTCCGCCAGGATCGCGCGACCTACGACCTGCCGCCCGGCGATCCCCGCGCAGCCTCGCTGACCCGCGCGGTCGTGTTCGGCGCGCCGGATGCAGTGCTGATGGATCTGCCGCAGCTGACCGAGGACCAACCGGCACATCGGCCATTTGCGGCGGCGCACGCGGTTCCGTGGCCCGGGGAGATGGCGGTGTTCCGCAGTCCCTCGACCGATGGCTTCGAGTTGCTGACCACCTTCGGAACGCGGGCTCGGCTCGGCACGCTGGTCTCCGACTTCTTCGCGGGACCGACGTCGCGCTTCGACCTCGGCAATGCGCTGGTCGTCGACCTGTTGACCGGCACGCTGGAGAGCGTCACCGACCTGACCCTGTTCGGCGGGGCGAACGCGCTCGCGATCGAGAGTGCGCCCGGCGTCTGGGAAATCGTGCAGGCGAGCGCCGCGGAGCTTCTGGCGCCCGGCCGGTATCGGCTGACCCGCTTGCTGCGGGGGCAGCGCGGCACCGAGGGTGCAATGGGCAATCCGGCTCCGGCAGGCGTGCGGGTCGTCGTGCTGGACACTGCGCTGGCGTCCCTGCCGATCGCCGAGGCCGATCTCGGCATTCCGTGGAACTGGCGTATCGGCCCGGCGAGCCGCCCGATCAGCGACGAGACCTATGTGGGGCAGACCTTCACGCCTGAGGGCGTGGGGCTGCGGCCGTTCTCGGTCGCGCATGTCGAGCAGCCGTGGCGCAGGCCTCGCGCGCCCGGCGACCTGACCATCCGCTGGACACGCCGGTCCCGCGCGCTCGCAGCCGACAGTTGGGGCGGGCTCGAGGTGCCGCTGGCCGAGGAACTGGAAGCCTATGAGATCGAGATCCTCGACGGCTTTGCTGTGAAGCGGGTGCTGAGCGCGACCACGACCAGCGCGGTCTACACGGCCGCCCAGCAGACCGCCGATTGGGGCGGTCCGCTCGACCCCGGCGACACGCTCGACATTCGCATCTACCAGCTCTCCGCCCTCGTCGGGCGGGGCGCGCCCAAGACCGCCACGCTCTTGTTCTGA
- a CDS encoding NlpC/P60 family protein → MTQPLASADPARVITIARSWLGTPYHDQASLRGVGCDCLGLARGVWREVVGPEPFPIPAYSRDWGETGPREVLAEGARRMMIEVDPAEAGPGTLVLFRMKPRAIAKHVGILTGPDTFLHAYERLGVIEEPLTPSWRRRIAFAFLFPQR, encoded by the coding sequence GTGACGCAACCTCTCGCATCAGCCGACCCCGCGCGCGTCATCACCATCGCACGCTCCTGGCTGGGCACACCCTACCACGACCAGGCCAGCTTGCGCGGAGTCGGCTGCGATTGCCTCGGGCTGGCGCGGGGCGTCTGGCGCGAGGTCGTCGGCCCCGAGCCGTTCCCGATCCCTGCCTACAGCCGCGACTGGGGCGAGACCGGTCCGCGCGAGGTGCTGGCCGAGGGCGCGCGGCGCATGATGATCGAGGTGGACCCGGCGGAGGCCGGTCCCGGAACGCTGGTCCTCTTCCGCATGAAGCCGCGTGCCATCGCGAAGCATGTCGGGATCCTCACCGGGCCCGACACCTTCCTTCACGCCTATGAACGGCTCGGCGTGATCGAGGAGCCGCTCACCCCGTCATGGCGGCGGCGCATCGCCTTCGCCTTCCTGTTCCCGCAACGCTGA
- a CDS encoding DUF2793 domain-containing protein has protein sequence MSDATIHLLLPYILAAQAQKHVTHNEALRILDGLVQLSTLDRDLTSPPGSPTDGDRYIVASGATGDWAGWDLNVALWTDGAWLHLPPRTGWRAWVEDEGLLLVYDGAGWVGTTPNALQNLALLGLGTTADGSNPFSAKLNAALWTAKTVAEGGTGDLFYTMNKEAAGDDLGLTLQTDFVTKALVGLFGSDRFRLAVSADGSTFFDGLSVDNATGIVDQPRLPRFKAYTNYDNYVGVGTWTKIGLNNTDYNDQGAFDAANNHFVAPVDGTYLFGATLLYKINASATARMRGRLVLNGTTEIRGSLGEISATHVSLATAIWLQTVVPLTVGDTVELQGYFRVADGYFAADHTSFWGCKIG, from the coding sequence ATGTCCGACGCCACGATCCATCTCCTGCTGCCCTACATCCTCGCGGCGCAGGCCCAGAAGCATGTCACCCACAACGAGGCGCTGAGGATCCTCGACGGGCTCGTCCAGCTCTCGACCCTCGATCGGGACCTGACCAGTCCGCCCGGAAGCCCCACCGATGGCGACCGCTACATCGTCGCCTCGGGCGCGACGGGCGATTGGGCCGGCTGGGACCTGAACGTCGCGCTCTGGACCGATGGCGCCTGGCTGCACCTGCCGCCGCGCACCGGCTGGCGGGCGTGGGTCGAGGACGAGGGCCTGCTGCTGGTCTACGACGGCGCTGGCTGGGTCGGCACCACGCCAAACGCGCTGCAGAATCTTGCGCTGCTGGGGCTCGGCACCACGGCGGATGGGTCGAACCCGTTCTCGGCCAAGCTTAACGCCGCACTCTGGACGGCGAAGACCGTCGCCGAGGGTGGCACCGGCGATCTGTTTTACACCATGAACAAGGAGGCTGCGGGTGACGATCTCGGGCTGACCCTGCAGACCGACTTCGTGACCAAGGCGCTGGTTGGGCTGTTCGGTTCCGACCGCTTCCGCCTCGCAGTCTCGGCCGACGGCAGCACCTTCTTCGACGGGCTCAGCGTCGACAACGCCACCGGCATCGTCGATCAGCCCCGGCTGCCCCGCTTCAAGGCGTACACGAACTACGACAACTATGTCGGCGTCGGAACCTGGACGAAGATCGGCCTCAACAACACCGACTACAACGACCAGGGCGCGTTCGACGCCGCGAACAACCACTTCGTCGCCCCCGTGGACGGCACCTACCTCTTCGGCGCGACGCTGCTCTACAAGATCAACGCCAGCGCGACGGCCCGCATGCGCGGACGGCTCGTCCTGAATGGCACGACGGAAATCCGCGGCTCCCTCGGCGAAATCTCCGCCACCCACGTCTCGCTCGCCACCGCGATCTGGCTTCAGACCGTGGTGCCGCTCACCGTGGGCGATACCGTGGAGCTGCAGGGATATTTCCGGGTCGCGGACGGGTATTTCGCCGCCGACCACACGTCCTTCTGGGGCTGCAAGATCGGCTGA
- a CDS encoding DUF2460 domain-containing protein — MAFHEVRFPDDISRGARGGPERRTQIVELASGDEERNASWANSRRRYDVAYGIRRADDLAAVVAFFEARNGRLHGFRFKDWADHKSCLPSATPGPTDQAIGTGDGITTAFQLVKRYASGSQTWVRAITKPVAGTVRIALDGAEQLGGWSVDTTTGVVTFATAPAEGVAITAGFAFDVPVRFDTDALDVTLDLERLGSITSIPLLELRR, encoded by the coding sequence ATGGCGTTTCACGAGGTCCGGTTTCCGGATGACATCAGCCGCGGTGCGCGCGGCGGACCGGAGCGGCGCACCCAAATCGTCGAGCTGGCCTCGGGCGACGAGGAGCGCAACGCCAGCTGGGCGAACTCCCGCCGACGCTACGATGTCGCCTACGGCATCCGCCGTGCTGACGATCTGGCGGCGGTCGTCGCCTTCTTCGAAGCCCGCAACGGGCGGCTTCATGGCTTCCGCTTCAAGGACTGGGCAGATCACAAATCCTGCCTGCCGTCCGCCACGCCGGGGCCGACGGACCAGGCGATCGGCACCGGCGACGGCATCACCACTGCGTTCCAGCTGGTGAAGCGCTACGCCTCAGGCAGTCAGACATGGGTGCGTGCGATCACCAAGCCGGTCGCCGGCACGGTCCGGATCGCCCTCGATGGCGCAGAGCAGCTCGGCGGCTGGTCCGTCGACACGACCACCGGCGTGGTGACCTTCGCCACTGCGCCAGCCGAGGGCGTCGCCATCACCGCGGGCTTCGCCTTCGACGTGCCGGTCCGCTTCGACACCGATGCGCTTGATGTAACGCTCGACCTCGAGCGGCTCGGCTCGATCACCTCCATTCCGCTGCTGGAACTGCGCCGATGA